A genomic stretch from Erwinia sp. E_sp_B01_1 includes:
- a CDS encoding autotransporter outer membrane beta-barrel domain-containing protein, which produces MHPKKSTLSILSVCISMALSHQTFADTAHLSSAPVNHTSSSVSAPAESACQENSAQLTESQKTAVTAECLAEQASEVEKARHGEQVLLSVAGTSALLGVVAVAANHASNGSGSHHNGGSDGGSGGDTDGGTGGNTDGGTGGDTDGGSGGDTDGGSGGDTDGGSGGDTDGGSGGDTDGGSGGNTDGGSGGDTDGGSGGNTDGGSGGDTDGGTGGDTDGGSGGDTDGGSGGDTDGGSGGDTDGGADGGKNYDDWDVKDKREGDGQINHLPGGGQVDTGQIGHLIVGDNTKNILTGDTSVAEGGKGVVIDGNASHTSRDGEGSITGEAAIGVEVNGDNAIVDNNGPTNIAAGGTAVVINGDGATVNNNGDSSVTGEGSTGLIVNGEGGRVNLNGDIAVREGATGVSMTGARSSILNTGTITVKDLNSTGVKLTSDDLTFTNKGTISVSDNATGVLISGDRFQAAINGNMAVEAGEHRLSATGASITGNQGVLNVKGNVDIRDILMAAPGENVPDLTGVKLAGQGNTLIVDGAVNFDYQGVPDSMPLRPARNTGILVTGEDNSITLNGGINMRYEVVSEGEEQNDHNYSSGIAVTGNNNSIVVSGTSSWVTSTGLAGVNNQRELLTLTGENNRVLLDSGFSLDAAYHFIPEIYTGASKPTLFMITGKNNLVQNAGEIELSGHNSINLINLEEGAAFINQGHISYLGEGAGTSFYPLAYADNATLTNAENGKFTLRKSLLPASFGLGGRIVFEYGGGNTLFAMTVRDGGEAVNAGTIDVAGAGAFGLLSNNGRVINSGTITLDSLQLLTDDSGAFTGKKTAWSDADATRLRMRGAGMYAYGAKGYALNSADIAVTNSGFGMVADQPGSVAVNQGTITLTSDHADAGLLYGLGAFNGGLALNDTTGAIVINTDAGQAFYTDGTGQIINRGTVKVNNADADADADADADAAEWGTGNILNHPVIYDAQRLAAGESLTVDNLLFFNASTRGDIYNAGTIDVNAGGELLLTGKAWLVNKGSLKVNPGGKLDRIMQLYNTGTLTTSGGSDLFAGQLVNGGTLTGTTDGAAVVSGNVEVFNLAEGVISNGGKAVKGADNYLISQTASKSVINSGKILATDGYGALTSVPGPASISAWVHNTPTGLISGTGQDSKVINLNRGTSLFNQGEIRVQGNNATAIYVDGTAYEMQAINAGVINVGTEQGQKDGTNGTGLVGISASGARTTVNNRAEGVINVWANDSWAFDARSAKATFINNGQVNLLCGDNNGCGIFKAGTATEGSDMTTPSPAGVPTLPTEPSQSVMVLSNYVIGTNSNGTAGSLTAGALSVDPSVSIDTGFAAGTDSKEVTFNNVLVADSVTGQENIHSTSAVWSAKSGLNDQGNVDVTLTKKAYAEVITDGRLTNLADALDAGYTNNALFNSLNVTTPQALDRALMQVSGAQATSLNQEARVLGQRFTLLAENAPVTSESGLSFNLVAKGDKRAEMSNKVTYDMMALGQRFDTSFGQLTATYGMARLTGSGGNSSQRAGDNGLTGGYSQFFGFNQSLKLGESSRWNNSLRYDLYQLNSSRQIGFEGVNRIATTSGRQQHMAFRSEGVREFELQPGLTVSPFAGVKLRHQINDGYQEQGAGDFNLTMSRYSETAVDVVTGLRLNYAGQHGWGAHATLEAGPNLSFSQSGRQASLEGLQGQKFNVESGKKSGSLNGQALLGVNYQAGNVTFGMNAYHWKEDGASDRGFLLNLERSF; this is translated from the coding sequence ATGCACCCAAAGAAATCTACACTCAGCATCCTTTCAGTCTGTATCTCAATGGCGTTAAGTCATCAGACGTTTGCTGATACAGCACACCTCTCTTCAGCCCCCGTTAATCACACCAGCTCGTCAGTCAGCGCACCAGCGGAAAGCGCCTGTCAGGAAAACTCTGCGCAGCTAACAGAATCCCAAAAAACGGCTGTCACAGCGGAATGCCTGGCTGAACAGGCCTCTGAAGTGGAAAAAGCGCGGCACGGTGAGCAGGTTCTGCTTTCTGTCGCAGGCACCTCAGCCCTGTTGGGCGTGGTTGCGGTCGCTGCAAACCATGCCAGTAACGGATCGGGCAGCCATCATAATGGTGGATCGGACGGGGGATCGGGTGGCGATACCGATGGCGGCACAGGTGGCAATACCGATGGCGGCACAGGTGGCGATACCGATGGTGGGTCAGGTGGCGATACCGATGGTGGGTCAGGTGGCGATACTGATGGCGGTTCAGGTGGCGATACCGATGGCGGCTCAGGTGGCGATACCGATGGTGGCTCAGGTGGCAATACCGATGGCGGTTCAGGCGGCGATACCGATGGTGGCTCAGGTGGCAATACCGATGGCGGTTCAGGCGGCGATACCGATGGTGGCACAGGGGGCGATACCGATGGCGGTTCAGGCGGCGATACCGATGGCGGCTCAGGTGGTGATACCGATGGTGGCTCAGGTGGCGATACCGATGGCGGTGCAGACGGAGGCAAAAATTACGATGACTGGGACGTCAAAGATAAACGCGAAGGGGATGGTCAGATCAATCATCTTCCCGGCGGCGGCCAGGTCGATACCGGGCAGATCGGTCATCTGATTGTCGGTGATAACACGAAAAATATCCTTACCGGTGACACCTCCGTGGCGGAGGGGGGAAAAGGCGTGGTGATTGACGGCAATGCCTCCCATACCTCTCGCGACGGAGAGGGCTCCATCACGGGTGAGGCTGCCATCGGTGTGGAAGTGAATGGCGACAATGCCATCGTGGATAATAATGGCCCTACTAATATTGCAGCAGGCGGCACGGCTGTGGTGATCAACGGTGACGGCGCAACCGTAAATAATAACGGTGATTCCAGCGTAACGGGCGAAGGTTCCACCGGGCTGATCGTTAATGGCGAAGGCGGCAGGGTTAACCTCAATGGCGATATAGCGGTAAGGGAAGGCGCGACAGGGGTCAGTATGACCGGTGCGCGAAGCAGCATTCTCAATACCGGCACTATCACGGTAAAGGATCTCAACAGCACCGGTGTAAAGCTGACCTCAGACGACCTCACCTTCACCAACAAGGGCACGATTTCAGTGTCTGATAATGCCACCGGCGTGCTCATCAGTGGCGATCGTTTTCAGGCAGCGATCAACGGCAATATGGCGGTGGAGGCGGGGGAACATCGTCTTTCAGCAACAGGCGCAAGTATCACCGGCAATCAGGGGGTGCTGAATGTTAAAGGCAACGTGGATATCCGCGATATTCTGATGGCCGCGCCGGGCGAAAACGTGCCGGATTTAACGGGCGTGAAGCTGGCCGGACAGGGCAATACCCTGATTGTTGACGGGGCGGTAAATTTTGATTACCAGGGCGTACCGGACAGCATGCCGCTCAGGCCTGCGCGGAACACAGGTATCCTGGTTACCGGTGAGGACAACAGCATCACGCTGAATGGCGGCATCAACATGCGCTATGAGGTGGTTTCCGAAGGTGAGGAGCAAAACGATCATAATTACAGCAGTGGTATTGCGGTCACGGGCAACAATAATTCCATAGTGGTTTCAGGAACCTCTTCATGGGTGACCAGTACCGGGCTGGCTGGGGTCAACAATCAGCGGGAACTGCTGACGCTCACAGGGGAAAATAACCGCGTTCTGCTGGATAGCGGATTTTCACTCGATGCCGCCTACCATTTTATCCCGGAAATTTACACCGGAGCCAGCAAGCCCACATTGTTCATGATAACCGGCAAAAACAACCTGGTGCAAAATGCGGGAGAGATTGAGCTGTCAGGGCATAATTCTATCAACCTGATAAATCTTGAAGAGGGCGCTGCTTTTATTAATCAGGGCCATATCAGTTATCTTGGCGAGGGCGCAGGAACCAGTTTTTATCCGTTAGCCTATGCGGATAACGCCACTTTAACAAACGCTGAAAATGGAAAGTTTACCCTTCGCAAATCCCTGCTTCCCGCCAGTTTTGGGTTGGGAGGAAGAATTGTTTTTGAATATGGCGGAGGTAATACCCTTTTCGCCATGACTGTCCGCGACGGGGGAGAGGCTGTAAATGCTGGCACGATTGACGTAGCCGGTGCCGGTGCATTTGGCCTGTTGAGCAACAATGGACGGGTGATAAATTCTGGCACCATTACCCTGGACTCCCTGCAGTTGCTGACCGATGACAGCGGTGCGTTTACCGGCAAAAAAACGGCATGGAGCGATGCCGATGCTACCCGCCTGAGGATGCGCGGTGCGGGCATGTATGCCTATGGCGCGAAGGGGTATGCGCTTAACAGCGCTGATATCGCCGTGACGAACTCCGGCTTCGGTATGGTGGCCGATCAACCTGGATCGGTGGCGGTGAATCAGGGGACCATTACCCTGACATCAGATCATGCTGATGCCGGTCTGCTTTATGGCCTGGGCGCTTTTAACGGCGGCCTTGCCCTTAACGACACCACCGGGGCGATCGTCATTAACACTGATGCCGGCCAGGCGTTTTATACCGACGGCACCGGCCAGATTATCAACCGGGGCACTGTTAAAGTGAATAATGCAGATGCAGATGCAGATGCAGATGCAGATGCAGATGCAGCTGAGTGGGGCACCGGTAATATCCTTAATCATCCCGTTATTTACGACGCACAGCGCCTTGCGGCGGGTGAGTCTCTGACTGTTGATAATTTGTTGTTCTTCAACGCCAGTACCCGCGGAGACATTTATAACGCGGGCACTATCGACGTCAATGCTGGCGGTGAACTTCTTCTTACTGGCAAAGCCTGGCTGGTGAACAAAGGGAGCCTCAAGGTTAACCCGGGTGGCAAGCTGGATCGCATTATGCAGCTTTACAACACCGGTACCTTAACCACTTCCGGAGGCAGCGATCTGTTCGCGGGGCAACTGGTTAACGGCGGCACCCTCACCGGAACCACTGACGGGGCGGCGGTGGTTTCCGGCAACGTCGAGGTCTTTAATCTGGCGGAGGGAGTAATCAGTAACGGCGGTAAGGCGGTTAAGGGAGCGGATAATTATCTGATTTCACAGACGGCGTCAAAATCCGTTATCAACAGTGGGAAAATTTTAGCCACTGACGGGTACGGCGCGCTGACCAGCGTTCCCGGCCCCGCTTCGATATCCGCCTGGGTGCATAACACCCCCACCGGTCTGATTTCTGGCACGGGGCAGGATTCAAAGGTAATTAACCTGAATCGCGGGACTTCTTTGTTCAATCAGGGTGAAATTCGGGTCCAGGGCAACAATGCCACGGCCATTTATGTTGACGGAACCGCGTATGAAATGCAGGCGATCAACGCTGGCGTCATCAATGTGGGTACGGAGCAGGGCCAGAAGGACGGCACCAACGGAACCGGCCTGGTAGGGATCAGCGCCAGCGGCGCAAGAACCACCGTCAATAACCGGGCAGAGGGAGTGATCAACGTCTGGGCAAATGATTCCTGGGCATTCGATGCCAGGTCTGCCAAAGCCACCTTCATCAATAATGGACAGGTAAACCTGCTGTGCGGTGATAACAACGGTTGCGGGATCTTTAAAGCGGGCACGGCGACGGAAGGCAGCGATATGACCACGCCATCGCCTGCCGGTGTGCCGACTCTTCCCACAGAGCCGTCGCAGTCGGTGATGGTGCTGAGCAACTACGTGATAGGCACCAACAGCAACGGTACGGCGGGCTCTCTGACTGCGGGTGCGCTCTCTGTAGACCCTTCAGTGTCGATTGATACCGGCTTTGCCGCAGGAACTGACAGCAAAGAAGTGACCTTCAACAACGTCCTGGTGGCTGACAGCGTCACCGGTCAGGAGAACATCCACTCAACCTCAGCGGTGTGGAGCGCTAAATCAGGCCTTAATGATCAAGGCAATGTGGATGTGACTCTGACTAAAAAGGCTTATGCGGAGGTCATCACTGACGGCAGGTTGACCAACCTGGCCGATGCGCTTGACGCGGGCTACACCAACAATGCCCTGTTCAACAGCCTCAACGTCACCACCCCGCAGGCGCTGGACAGGGCGCTGATGCAGGTCTCTGGCGCGCAGGCAACCAGCCTGAACCAGGAGGCCCGCGTGCTGGGGCAGCGCTTTACCCTGCTCGCGGAAAATGCGCCGGTGACGAGCGAAAGCGGGCTGTCGTTTAATCTGGTGGCGAAGGGCGATAAACGCGCCGAGATGTCCAACAAGGTCACCTACGACATGATGGCGCTGGGCCAGCGTTTCGACACCAGCTTTGGTCAGCTCACGGCGACCTACGGTATGGCGCGGCTGACCGGGAGCGGCGGCAACAGCAGCCAGCGTGCCGGTGATAACGGTCTGACCGGCGGTTACAGCCAGTTCTTCGGATTTAATCAGAGCCTGAAACTGGGTGAGAGCAGCCGCTGGAACAACAGCCTGCGTTACGATCTCTATCAGCTGAACAGCAGCCGCCAGATCGGCTTTGAAGGGGTAAACCGCATCGCCACCACCTCAGGACGCCAGCAGCACATGGCGTTCCGCAGCGAAGGAGTAAGGGAATTTGAGCTTCAGCCAGGCCTGACAGTATCGCCGTTTGCCGGCGTGAAGCTGCGCCATCAGATAAACGACGGCTATCAGGAGCAGGGCGCAGGCGACTTCAACCTGACCATGAGCCGCTACAGCGAAACGGCGGTGGATGTGGTCACGGGGCTGCGTCTGAACTATGCCGGCCAGCACGGCTGGGGTGCCCATGCAACGCTGGAAGCGGGGCCAAACCTGAGCTTCAGCCAGAGCGGACGCCAGGCGAGCCTTGAAGGGCTGCAGGGACAAAAATTCAACGTGGAGAGCGGTAAAAAAAGCGGCAGCCTGAATGGCCAGGCGCTTCTGGGCGTGAACTATCAGGCCGGTAACGTCACCTTTGGCATGAACGCTTATCACTGGAAAGAGGACGGGGCGTCAGACCGGGGCTTCCTGCTTAATCTTGAGCGGAGTTTTTAA